In one window of Deinococcus terrestris DNA:
- a CDS encoding IS3 family transposase yields MLQRISAVSERQACRVLGFSRTTQRRNSPKRGKAQCLIERLRTLARERPRFGYRRIHLMLGREGETVDHKRVYRIYRAEGL; encoded by the coding sequence ATGCTGCAGAGGATCTCCGCTGTCAGCGAACGACAGGCTTGCCGGGTATTGGGCTTCTCTCGGACGACGCAAAGACGAAACAGCCCCAAAAGGGGGAAAGCCCAGTGCCTGATCGAGCGTCTCCGTACGCTGGCACGGGAACGACCGCGATTCGGATACCGGCGGATCCACCTGATGCTGGGCCGTGAAGGTGAGACCGTGGACCACAAGCGCGTCTACCGGATCTACCGGGCTGAAGGGCTTTAA
- a CDS encoding transposase codes for MLGKRYTEQQILDILGQLEARTPISDLTRLHAVAMTTIYRWKAKYGGMTKDETRKFRQLEAENQRLKKLVADLSLDNATLKEVVGRKW; via the coding sequence GTGTTGGGCAAGCGGTACACGGAACAGCAGATTCTGGACATCCTCGGGCAACTTGAGGCCAGGACCCCGATCAGCGATCTGACGCGACTCCATGCAGTCGCGATGACGACCATCTACCGCTGGAAAGCCAAATACGGTGGGATGACCAAAGACGAGACCCGCAAGTTTCGCCAGTTGGAAGCAGAAAATCAGCGGTTGAAGAAGCTGGTGGCGGACCTGTCGCTCGACAACGCCACGCTGAAGGAGGTGGTGGGGCGAAAGTGGTGA
- a CDS encoding sigma-70 family RNA polymerase sigma factor — MTTSSIEPSHTQTLQGRRATAQPFPEEEGDLDSLLELDDAETGEEELDPGEDAPDAEARGDEDEFTLEEGAAAAAAQGDSLRQYLNEIGRVPLLSYAEEIDLARRYEEGEQARQKLEADSGDTFDDRQRRRLARQAEDGAAAKQALTEANLRLVVSIAKKYTGRGVGLLDLIQEGNLGLVRAVEKFEYRRGFKFSTYATWWIRQAVTRALADQSRTIRVPVHMVETINKLSWTSRRLEMELSREPLDEELAEAMGTGWSTDRVGEVQKLRRDPISLEAPVGEEGDSFVGDFIADDQFTSPAENANQILLSDALNQALGALDEREARVIRLRHGLADGRQHTLEEVGQVLHVTRERVRQIENKALRKLKYHEGRTRKLHGFLE; from the coding sequence ATGACGACCTCATCCATTGAGCCTTCCCACACCCAGACCCTTCAGGGCCGCCGGGCCACTGCGCAGCCCTTCCCCGAGGAGGAAGGCGACCTGGATTCCTTGCTGGAACTGGACGACGCGGAAACCGGCGAGGAAGAACTTGATCCCGGAGAAGACGCGCCGGATGCGGAGGCCCGCGGTGACGAGGACGAGTTCACACTGGAGGAGGGGGCCGCGGCGGCCGCCGCTCAGGGTGACTCGTTGCGGCAGTATCTCAACGAGATCGGGCGAGTGCCGTTGCTGAGTTACGCCGAGGAGATCGACCTCGCCCGGCGGTACGAGGAAGGCGAGCAGGCGCGGCAGAAGCTGGAGGCGGACAGCGGCGATACCTTCGACGACCGCCAGCGCCGCCGACTGGCGCGTCAGGCCGAGGACGGGGCCGCCGCCAAGCAGGCGCTGACCGAAGCCAACCTGCGGCTGGTGGTCTCCATCGCCAAGAAGTACACCGGACGCGGGGTGGGGCTGCTGGACTTGATTCAGGAAGGCAACCTCGGTCTGGTGCGGGCGGTCGAGAAGTTCGAGTACCGCCGGGGGTTCAAGTTCTCGACCTATGCGACGTGGTGGATTCGTCAGGCGGTCACCCGTGCCCTCGCGGACCAGTCCCGCACGATCCGTGTGCCGGTCCATATGGTCGAGACGATCAACAAGCTGAGCTGGACCAGCCGCCGTCTGGAGATGGAGCTGTCGCGCGAGCCGCTGGACGAGGAGCTCGCCGAGGCCATGGGCACGGGCTGGTCTACGGACAGGGTGGGCGAGGTACAGAAGCTGCGCCGCGACCCCATCTCGCTGGAGGCCCCCGTGGGCGAGGAGGGCGACAGCTTCGTCGGGGACTTTATTGCGGACGACCAGTTCACCTCGCCCGCCGAGAACGCGAACCAGATCCTGCTGAGTGACGCGCTGAATCAGGCGCTGGGGGCGCTGGACGAACGTGAGGCGCGGGTGATCCGGCTGCGCCACGGCCTCGCGGACGGCCGCCAGCACACGCTGGAGGAAGTCGGGCAGGTGCTACACGTGACCCGCGAGCGGGTACGCCAGATCGAAAACAAGGCCCTGCGCAAGCTGAAGTACCATGAGGGCCGCACCCGCAAGCTGCACGGATTCCTTGAGTAG
- a CDS encoding MarR family winged helix-turn-helix transcriptional regulator → MAQDAALPSSADHLLTDTVQDLYWTLRRLADHATSAVPLPLSEVEVLRHLHQYPGVSVSEIARDLGLQHSNVSATLRSLSARDLIVRRPDERDRRCTRLYPSPTALATRAEIDGAWARALAPFLEELSGEDRDALLGTRPLWKRLAALRPALTKPAAPLLEERRA, encoded by the coding sequence ATGGCCCAGGACGCCGCCCTCCCCTCTTCGGCAGACCACCTGCTGACCGACACCGTTCAGGACCTCTACTGGACGTTGCGGCGCCTCGCGGATCACGCCACGAGCGCGGTGCCCCTGCCACTCTCAGAGGTCGAGGTGCTGCGCCACCTCCACCAGTATCCGGGGGTCAGCGTCTCAGAGATCGCCCGTGACCTGGGATTGCAGCACAGCAATGTCAGCGCGACCCTACGGAGCCTGAGTGCCCGCGACCTGATCGTGCGGCGGCCCGACGAGCGTGACCGCCGTTGCACGCGCCTCTATCCCAGCCCCACCGCCCTCGCCACCCGCGCCGAAATCGACGGAGCGTGGGCCAGGGCGCTGGCTCCCTTTCTGGAGGAGCTGTCCGGGGAGGACCGGGACGCCCTGCTGGGCACCCGGCCCCTCTGGAAGCGGCTGGCCGCCCTTCGCCCCGCTCTGACCAAGCCCGCCGCTCCTCTGCTGGAAGAGCGGCGGGCTTGA
- a CDS encoding bacteriorhodopsin has protein sequence MTLPTLTSEQFLLIQQVLNLSVATMGGAALLFVLLREQVGRPYRAALIVMAVAVGMACYHYTQILGSWTAAYAPSGGAYRPTGLPFQDASRYADWLSTVPLILSALLLVLDIGRQKTTRLMVRLGGAAALMIALGYPGEIEQGNLLARALWGLAGTVPFLYILWVLWGELAGAVRHDTPGVRQRFARLRWLLLASWSLHPLVYAFPLLGLTGASALIAGQVGHSVADLTAKVFYGLLIYGIAREKTLDAGMGSQFPQEGRAAPPVLGSD, from the coding sequence ATGACACTTCCCACCCTGACAAGCGAACAGTTCCTCCTTATTCAGCAGGTGCTGAACCTGTCGGTCGCCACGATGGGCGGCGCGGCCCTGCTCTTCGTGCTGCTGCGCGAGCAGGTCGGCCGCCCCTACCGCGCGGCCTTGATCGTGATGGCCGTCGCCGTGGGCATGGCGTGCTACCACTACACCCAGATTCTGGGGTCGTGGACGGCCGCCTACGCCCCCTCGGGCGGTGCCTACCGCCCCACTGGGCTCCCCTTTCAGGACGCCTCCCGCTATGCCGACTGGCTGAGCACCGTTCCCCTGATTCTCAGTGCCCTGCTGCTGGTGCTGGACATCGGGCGCCAGAAGACCACCCGGCTGATGGTGCGTCTGGGCGGTGCCGCCGCCCTGATGATCGCCCTGGGTTACCCCGGCGAGATCGAACAAGGAAACCTGCTCGCGCGGGCGCTGTGGGGCCTGGCGGGCACCGTACCCTTTCTTTACATCCTCTGGGTCCTGTGGGGCGAACTCGCTGGGGCGGTGCGCCACGACACGCCGGGCGTCCGGCAACGCTTCGCCCGGCTGCGCTGGCTGCTGCTGGCCTCGTGGAGTCTGCATCCCCTCGTCTACGCCTTTCCCTTGCTGGGCTTGACCGGCGCTTCTGCCCTGATCGCGGGTCAGGTGGGGCACTCGGTCGCCGACCTGACGGCCAAGGTCTTCTACGGCCTGCTGATCTACGGCATCGCCCGGGAAAAGACGCTGGACGCTGGGATGGGGAGTCAGTTTCCCCAGGAAGGCCGCGCCGCCCCGCCCGTGCTGGGAAGTGATTGA
- a CDS encoding DEAD/DEAH box helicase: MTSNTTARPTPPAATDWHRWLGDRTPTPVQAGAIPALLAGRDVITTARTGSGKTLAFLIPAAERGIGMKPTRGMRPEVLVVTPTRELAVQIRDVARELGMPAGRITGGITPSQTRTEASGKGVIAGTPGRLKDLITRGELSLAGLRYVVLDEADELLSLGFLKDVGDILRAAQKAAGQDLQIAMASATFPAAIREVAERFMHSPERIDIAPARAAEAPQTGDVLGGATGATHLLIHTTREDVLNVTAEHAREALRAPGGCVVIFCRTKALVKRRAERLGDLLPGEIVSALQGNMDQKKRERTMDLLREGKSRVLVATDIAGRGIDLPEVRLVIHMDVASTSEDHVHRSGRTARAGRPGVNLVLLIPEQRELWRNVRRGLPAALQPPLTQQEGQIDRSIQEKQGQGSGNGVRGGGQGRGQQQAQRQGQPRPPRESSTTQAHGRPEQGQKRAARPHPHNAQGLDTGTGAGRVGPQKARRRGR; encoded by the coding sequence ATGACTTCCAACACGACTGCCCGCCCCACCCCTCCCGCCGCGACCGACTGGCACCGCTGGCTGGGGGACCGCACCCCCACGCCCGTGCAGGCCGGGGCCATTCCCGCCCTGCTCGCGGGCCGTGACGTGATCACGACCGCCCGCACCGGGAGCGGCAAGACGCTCGCCTTCCTGATTCCCGCCGCCGAGCGCGGCATCGGCATGAAGCCCACCCGCGGGATGCGCCCCGAGGTGCTGGTGGTCACGCCCACCCGCGAACTCGCCGTGCAGATCCGCGACGTGGCCCGCGAACTCGGGATGCCCGCCGGGCGCATCACCGGGGGCATCACGCCCTCGCAAACCCGCACCGAGGCCAGCGGCAAGGGCGTGATCGCCGGAACGCCGGGGCGCCTCAAGGACCTCATCACGCGCGGCGAACTCAGCCTTGCGGGCTTGCGCTACGTGGTCCTTGACGAAGCCGACGAGTTGCTCTCGCTGGGCTTCCTGAAGGATGTGGGCGACATCCTCCGTGCGGCGCAGAAGGCGGCTGGGCAGGACCTCCAGATTGCGATGGCCTCCGCGACCTTTCCCGCCGCGATCCGCGAGGTGGCCGAGCGCTTCATGCACTCGCCCGAGCGCATCGACATCGCCCCCGCCCGCGCCGCCGAGGCCCCGCAGACCGGGGACGTATTGGGTGGGGCGACCGGGGCCACCCACCTGCTGATCCACACCACCCGCGAGGACGTGCTGAACGTGACCGCCGAGCACGCGCGGGAGGCGCTGCGGGCGCCGGGCGGCTGCGTGGTGATCTTTTGCCGCACCAAGGCCCTGGTCAAGCGCCGCGCCGAGCGGCTGGGTGACCTGCTTCCCGGCGAGATCGTCAGCGCCCTTCAGGGCAACATGGACCAGAAGAAGCGCGAGCGCACCATGGACCTGCTGCGCGAGGGCAAGTCGCGCGTGCTGGTCGCCACCGACATCGCCGGGCGCGGCATCGACCTGCCGGAGGTGCGCCTGGTCATTCACATGGACGTGGCCTCCACCTCCGAGGACCACGTGCACCGCTCGGGCCGCACCGCCCGCGCCGGACGCCCCGGCGTGAACCTCGTCCTGCTGATTCCCGAACAGCGCGAGCTGTGGCGCAACGTGCGCCGGGGCCTGCCCGCCGCCCTCCAGCCGCCCCTGACCCAGCAAGAAGGGCAGATCGACCGCTCGATTCAGGAAAAGCAGGGTCAGGGCAGCGGCAACGGCGTGCGCGGAGGCGGCCAGGGGCGCGGGCAGCAGCAGGCCCAGCGGCAGGGCCAGCCCCGGCCCCCGCGCGAGTCGTCCACCACGCAGGCCCACGGTCGCCCCGAGCAGGGCCAGAAGCGGGCGGCCAGGCCGCATCCGCACAATGCCCAGGGCCTCGACACGGGCACCGGGGCCGGGCGGGTCGGGCCGCAAAAAGCGCGTCGCCGGGGGCGGTGA
- a CDS encoding SPFH domain-containing protein has protein sequence MSELEKAPATVGPAGGVSPVPGVASAERPAFGLPGIPAVLLWLVLVGLAVWLGLGLGFIVPAVVLGVLLLIGLAGFFIVQPNQASVITLFGRYVGTERRNGFYWTNPFTLRRNVSLRIRNFNSERLKVNDQMGNPIEIAAVIVWRVVDTARAVFDVEDYSEFVAIQAETALRHLAAGYPYDDYDGRTLSLRGNPDEVSEALGRELDTRLRHAGVEVLEARLSHLAYSPEIAGAMLQRQQASAIIAARQQIVQGAVGMVEMALRELEGQEIVRLDEERKAQMVSNLLVVLTSERGTQPVVNAGSLY, from the coding sequence ATGAGCGAACTGGAAAAAGCGCCCGCCACCGTCGGCCCCGCTGGGGGCGTCTCCCCCGTGCCCGGTGTGGCGAGCGCCGAGCGCCCGGCATTCGGACTGCCGGGGATTCCCGCCGTGCTGCTGTGGCTGGTTCTCGTGGGCCTCGCCGTGTGGCTGGGGCTAGGGCTGGGGTTCATCGTTCCGGCGGTCGTGCTGGGCGTGCTGCTGCTGATCGGGCTGGCGGGCTTTTTCATCGTGCAGCCCAACCAGGCCAGCGTGATTACCCTCTTCGGGCGGTACGTGGGCACCGAGCGGCGCAACGGCTTTTACTGGACGAACCCCTTTACCCTGCGCCGCAACGTCTCGCTGCGAATCCGCAACTTCAACTCCGAGCGCCTCAAGGTCAACGACCAGATGGGCAACCCCATCGAGATCGCCGCCGTGATCGTGTGGCGGGTGGTGGACACGGCCCGCGCGGTTTTCGATGTGGAGGACTACTCCGAGTTCGTCGCCATCCAGGCCGAGACGGCGCTGCGCCACCTCGCCGCCGGGTACCCCTACGACGACTACGACGGCCGCACCCTCTCGCTGCGCGGCAACCCCGACGAGGTGTCCGAGGCCCTGGGCCGCGAACTCGACACCCGGCTGCGGCACGCGGGCGTGGAGGTGCTCGAAGCGCGGCTCTCGCACCTCGCCTACTCGCCCGAGATCGCCGGGGCGATGCTTCAGCGCCAGCAGGCCAGCGCGATCATCGCCGCCCGGCAGCAGATCGTGCAGGGTGCGGTGGGCATGGTCGAGATGGCCCTGCGCGAACTGGAGGGGCAGGAGATCGTGCGGCTCGACGAGGAACGCAAGGCGCAGATGGTCAGCAACCTCCTCGTCGTCCTGACCAGCGAGCGCGGCACCCAGCCTGTCGTCAACGCGGGCAGCCTGTACTAG
- a CDS encoding branched-chain amino acid ABC transporter permease, with the protein MEIFDPAIFPILVADGLTNGAVYALLALALVLVFAVTRVTFIPQGEFVVFGTLTLASLQLGRVPGTLWLLLGLLALAAVMEAVSQVRRGQSGRGLLTLAGAAGVGLAVWALTAWAAPLGWPLWAQALLTLGLIAPLGPLLYRTVYQPLRDATVLVLLIASVALHLVLTGLALVFFGPEGSRTPPFAQGNVTLGQVTLSNQSLLVILLSALLMLGLYFFFERTMAGKALRATAVNRLGARLVGISPASAGMLTFTLAASIGAVGGMMIGPSVAMNYDSGFLIGLKGFIGAIIAGLVSYPLAAAGALLVGLIESFASFSLSAWKEVIVFTLILPVLLWRSLTTRHIPENEE; encoded by the coding sequence ATGGAAATCTTTGATCCCGCCATCTTTCCCATCCTGGTCGCGGACGGGCTGACCAACGGGGCCGTGTACGCGCTGCTGGCGCTTGCGCTCGTGCTGGTGTTCGCGGTGACCCGCGTGACCTTTATTCCGCAGGGCGAGTTCGTGGTGTTCGGCACGCTGACGCTGGCTTCCCTGCAACTCGGGCGGGTGCCGGGGACCCTCTGGCTGCTGCTGGGGCTGCTCGCCCTCGCGGCGGTGATGGAGGCGGTTTCGCAGGTGCGCCGGGGGCAATCGGGCCGGGGCCTGCTGACGCTGGCGGGAGCCGCCGGGGTGGGGCTGGCCGTCTGGGCGCTGACCGCGTGGGCCGCGCCGCTGGGATGGCCGCTGTGGGCACAGGCGCTGCTGACCCTGGGGTTGATCGCCCCGCTCGGGCCGCTGCTGTACCGCACGGTCTACCAGCCGCTGCGCGACGCAACGGTCCTGGTGCTCTTGATCGCCTCGGTCGCGCTGCACCTCGTGCTGACGGGGCTGGCGCTGGTGTTTTTCGGGCCGGAGGGGTCGCGCACGCCGCCCTTCGCCCAGGGGAACGTGACCCTGGGGCAGGTCACCCTGAGCAACCAGAGCCTGCTGGTGATCCTGCTCTCGGCCCTGCTGATGCTGGGGCTGTACTTCTTCTTCGAGCGGACGATGGCGGGCAAGGCGCTGCGGGCCACCGCCGTCAACCGGCTGGGGGCGCGGCTGGTCGGGATCAGCCCGGCCTCGGCGGGCATGTTGACCTTCACGCTGGCGGCCTCCATCGGGGCGGTGGGCGGCATGATGATCGGCCCCAGCGTGGCGATGAACTACGACTCGGGCTTCCTGATCGGCCTGAAGGGCTTTATCGGGGCGATCATCGCCGGGCTGGTCAGTTACCCGCTCGCGGCGGCGGGGGCGCTGCTGGTGGGCCTGATCGAGAGCTTCGCTTCCTTCAGCCTCTCGGCCTGGAAGGAGGTCATCGTGTTCACGCTAATCCTGCCCGTGTTGCTGTGGCGCAGCCTGACTACCCGCCACATCCCGGAGAACGAGGAATGA
- a CDS encoding branched-chain amino acid ABC transporter ATP-binding protein/permease: protein MNARLILSVVAVVLALALPLILPLFQVTLLVNILIFATVVVGLVLLTGIVGLTSFGQAAFMGAGAYTTAVLTTQAGWSPWLALPAGLVVTGLIAWVLGLLTLRMQGHYLPLATIAWGMSLYYVFGNTPALGGFTGLTNIPPLSVFGLDLTSPRAFAYLALLALGLTGLGAQFLLSSRTGRAMRALRGGPLVAEAFGVNSFRLRVQVFVLAALMAGLAGWLYAHSQRFVNPTPFSLQAGIEYLFMAVVGGSGFVWGALLGSGLITGLREWLRDVLPGLIGAQGNFEVIVFGVLVILTLQFARRGLWPLLERVLPQAPVRLLPERGRLPAREKPAPGTPLLSVEHAVKQFGGLRAVNDVSFELRAGEILGLIGPNGAGKSTMFNLVTGVNPATSGRVSFMGRDITRLTAGQIHRLGLARTFQHVHLLPELSLLQNAMMGGYARGRAGMLASLLHLERREEAALQHEALRQLERVGLGELAHTLAGNLALGQQRVLEVARALVADPTLLLLDEPAAGLRYGEKMDLADLLRRLRAEGVTILLVEHDMDLVMGLVDRLVVMNYGEKLAEGSPAEIRAHPAVREAYLGVDVSGEEVA from the coding sequence ATGAACGCGCGGCTGATTCTCTCGGTCGTCGCGGTGGTTCTCGCCCTCGCGCTGCCGCTGATCCTGCCGCTCTTTCAGGTCACGCTGCTCGTCAACATCCTGATTTTCGCCACGGTGGTCGTGGGGCTGGTGCTGCTCACGGGCATCGTGGGGCTGACCTCCTTCGGGCAGGCGGCCTTCATGGGGGCGGGGGCGTACACGACCGCCGTGCTGACGACCCAGGCGGGCTGGAGTCCGTGGCTGGCGCTGCCCGCCGGGCTGGTGGTCACGGGCCTGATCGCGTGGGTGCTGGGGTTGCTCACCCTGCGGATGCAGGGGCATTACCTGCCGCTGGCGACCATCGCGTGGGGCATGAGCCTGTATTACGTCTTCGGCAACACACCCGCGCTGGGGGGCTTTACCGGCCTCACGAACATTCCCCCGCTGTCGGTGTTCGGGCTGGACCTCACCTCGCCTCGGGCCTTTGCGTACCTCGCCCTGCTCGCACTGGGGCTGACCGGGCTGGGCGCCCAGTTCCTGCTCTCCAGCCGCACCGGGCGGGCGATGCGGGCGCTGCGGGGCGGGCCGCTGGTGGCCGAAGCCTTCGGGGTGAACTCCTTCCGGCTGCGGGTGCAGGTGTTCGTCCTCGCGGCGCTGATGGCGGGGCTGGCCGGGTGGCTCTACGCGCACAGCCAGCGCTTCGTGAATCCCACGCCCTTCAGCCTCCAGGCGGGCATCGAGTACCTGTTCATGGCGGTGGTGGGTGGCTCCGGGTTCGTCTGGGGGGCGCTGCTGGGGTCGGGCCTGATTACCGGACTGCGCGAGTGGCTGCGCGACGTGCTGCCGGGGCTGATCGGGGCGCAGGGCAACTTCGAGGTGATCGTGTTCGGCGTCCTCGTCATCCTGACGCTGCAATTCGCGCGGCGGGGGCTGTGGCCGCTGCTGGAGCGGGTCCTGCCGCAGGCCCCGGTGCGCCTGCTGCCTGAACGGGGCCGCCTTCCCGCCCGCGAGAAGCCCGCGCCGGGCACGCCGCTGCTCTCGGTCGAGCACGCGGTCAAGCAGTTCGGGGGGCTGCGGGCGGTGAATGACGTGTCCTTCGAGCTGCGGGCCGGGGAAATCCTGGGCCTGATCGGGCCGAACGGGGCGGGCAAAAGCACCATGTTCAACCTCGTGACCGGGGTGAATCCGGCGACCTCAGGGCGGGTGAGTTTCATGGGCCGCGACATCACCCGGCTCACGGCGGGGCAGATTCACCGCCTGGGACTCGCCCGCACCTTTCAGCACGTGCACCTGCTGCCCGAGCTGTCCCTGCTGCAAAACGCGATGATGGGCGGCTACGCGCGGGGCCGGGCGGGGATGCTGGCGAGCCTGCTGCACCTGGAGCGGAGGGAGGAAGCGGCCCTGCAACACGAGGCGCTGCGGCAACTCGAGCGGGTGGGGCTCGGCGAACTGGCGCACACCCTCGCCGGGAACCTCGCCCTCGGGCAACAGCGGGTGCTGGAGGTCGCGCGGGCGCTGGTGGCCGACCCCACGCTGCTGCTGCTGGATGAACCCGCCGCCGGGCTGCGCTACGGCGAGAAGATGGACCTCGCCGACCTGCTGCGGCGGCTGAGGGCCGAGGGAGTGACGATCCTGCTGGTCGAGCACGACATGGACCTCGTGATGGGGCTGGTGGACCGGCTGGTGGTCATGAACTACGGGGAGAAGCTGGCCGAAGGCAGCCCCGCCGAGATCCGCGCCCACCCGGCCGTGCGCGAGGCCTACCTCGGGGTAGACGTGAGTGGGGAGGAGGTCGCGTGA
- a CDS encoding ABC transporter ATP-binding protein, whose protein sequence is MTPLLEVRGLHTRYGRVEALGGVSVEVPAGHIVSVIGANGAGKTTLMNSVMGVLTPSAGEVLYAGESLRGVPLEARVARGITLVPERRDLFASMTVADNLQLGAYTRRRGGWRGDLDGVYARFPRLAERRRQLAGTLSGGEQQMLAIGRALMARPRLLLLDEPSLGLAPLIVRDILRIVQGLRDEGVTILLVEQNARASLAISDGGYVLETGQVRLSGPAHELARDETLGASYLGG, encoded by the coding sequence GTGACGCCCCTGCTGGAAGTGCGTGGCCTGCATACCCGCTATGGCCGGGTGGAGGCGCTGGGCGGGGTGAGTGTCGAGGTTCCCGCCGGGCACATCGTGAGCGTGATCGGCGCGAACGGGGCGGGGAAGACCACCCTGATGAACTCGGTCATGGGCGTGCTGACGCCCTCGGCGGGCGAGGTGCTGTACGCGGGCGAATCGCTGCGGGGGGTGCCGCTGGAGGCGCGGGTGGCGCGGGGCATCACGCTGGTGCCCGAGCGCCGCGACCTGTTCGCCTCCATGACGGTGGCGGACAACCTGCAACTGGGGGCCTATACCCGGCGGCGGGGCGGGTGGCGGGGTGATCTGGACGGGGTGTATGCCCGCTTCCCGCGCCTCGCGGAGCGCCGCCGCCAACTGGCGGGCACCCTCTCGGGCGGCGAGCAGCAGATGCTGGCGATTGGCCGGGCGCTGATGGCGCGGCCCCGGCTGCTGCTGCTGGACGAACCCAGCCTCGGCCTCGCGCCGCTGATCGTGCGCGACATCCTCCGCATCGTGCAGGGCCTGCGGGATGAGGGCGTGACCATCCTGCTCGTCGAGCAGAACGCCCGCGCGTCCCTCGCCATCAGCGACGGGGGCTACGTACTGGAAACCGGGCAGGTGCGCCTGAGCGGCCCCGCGCACGAGCTGGCGCGGGACGAGACGCTGGGGGCAAGCTACCTGGGGGGGTAG
- a CDS encoding inorganic diphosphatase, with protein sequence MHPWHDLPPGDNPPTLLRVVVEVPRGDTTKYELDREYGVLAVNRILTPPVPYPAHYGFVPRTLDEDGDPLDALVVMQNPVVPLAVLRARPIGVVKLEDRGQIDDKLICVHVDDPSCVGFHTFGDLPGHDQERFKWFFEVYQDQLQRDVRVAHIGGRQEAEASVRRGLERYAAAFPDRPEPRPR encoded by the coding sequence ATGCACCCCTGGCACGACCTGCCCCCCGGAGACAACCCGCCCACGCTGCTGCGCGTCGTCGTGGAGGTGCCGCGCGGGGACACCACCAAGTACGAACTCGACCGCGAGTACGGGGTGCTGGCGGTCAACCGCATTTTGACGCCGCCCGTACCCTATCCGGCGCACTACGGCTTCGTGCCGCGCACACTCGACGAGGACGGCGATCCGCTCGACGCGCTGGTGGTCATGCAGAATCCGGTCGTGCCGCTCGCGGTGCTGCGGGCGCGGCCCATCGGGGTGGTCAAGCTCGAGGACCGGGGGCAGATTGACGACAAGCTGATCTGCGTGCATGTGGACGACCCGTCCTGCGTGGGCTTCCACACCTTCGGGGACCTGCCGGGGCACGATCAGGAGCGTTTCAAGTGGTTTTTTGAGGTCTATCAGGACCAGCTTCAGCGCGACGTGCGGGTGGCCCACATCGGCGGGCGGCAGGAGGCCGAGGCGTCGGTGCGGCGGGGGCTGGAGCGGTACGCAGCGGCCTTTCCGGACCGCCCGGAGCCGCGCCCGCGCTGA
- a CDS encoding aromatic acid exporter family protein: MLNPPHPFCAPIAAVIGLNASLGTRGTNARRRLGVGELAVLGSGDLAFAVATLVAVSAAQAASSAVPTVTVAGGEAGLGRLTDALIGVAVAPTFSQGLFLPEPLGLLRRAQRAALLDLAVVPRPPAT, encoded by the coding sequence GTGCTGAACCCCCCCCACCCCTTCTGCGCGCCCATCGCGGCGGTAATCGGGCTGAATGCCTCGCTGGGTACGCGGGGCACGAACGCGCGGCGGCGGCTGGGGGTGGGCGAACTCGCGGTCCTGGGGAGCGGGGACCTGGCCTTTGCGGTGGCGACCCTGGTGGCCGTCAGCGCGGCGCAGGCAGCTTCCAGTGCGGTCCCGACGGTCACGGTGGCGGGAGGGGAGGCCGGACTCGGCCGACTGACCGACGCCCTGATCGGCGTGGCAGTGGCGCCCACCTTCAGCCAGGGCCTCTTTCTCCCTGAGCCGCTGGGGCTGCTGCGCCGGGCACAACGGGCCGCTCTGCTCGAC